The DNA segment CAATGTTCTTTTGCTTTAGTTCAGTAAGATTCCCATCTTTATCTTTGTTATATGTCATAAAAACATTATTTCCTAATTCAACATACTTTCCACAACTACAGGCTGGTCCACATTCCTCACAACAATCAGGTAAATCATTCACATAGAACATTTCTGAATCAGGACCACATGGACCTATCTCTCCAGCCGGTCCCCACCAATTTTCATCATCTCCATAATAAAAAATCTGTTCTTTACTTAATCCAAGCTCTAACCATGTCTGAGTAGCTTCAGCATCATATGGTACCTTATCATTTCCTTTGTGAACAGTTACTGCAAGTTTAGAAACAGGTATATTAAGTTGCTCTGTAAGAAACCCAAAACTCATGGTAATTGCCTCTTTTTTAAAATAATCACCTAAAGACCAGTTTCCTAGCATTTCAAAGACAGTTAAATGATAATCATCACCTACCTCCTCTATATCTCCCATTCTTACACACCTTTGTACATTGGCAAGACGTTTTCCCAATGGGTGTTCTTGTCCAAGTAGATAAGGAATAAGAGGTTGCATGCCAGCAGTCGTATATAATACACTAGCATCATTTTCAGGAACTAAAGATGCGGCGTCAGCTACTTCATGTCTCCTTTCTTTGTAATATGATACATAGAGTTTTCTTAATTCATTTGCTTTCATAGTCTTCTTCCTTTCTCAAAATTTGTATTAAAAAAGCCCTAAGCTTTAATTGCTTAGGGCGAATTCTTTATCCGTGGTACCACCTAAATTCAGAGATAAACTCTGCTCTCATCAAGTACAGGCAATTCATATTACCGATACTATATCCTATGATAACGGTGGATCTCCGTTGAAGCCTACTAATCATTTCGGTTCAAAGCTCCGAGACTGCTTCAATATACCTATTGTGAAGATTCGCACCAACCATCTTCTCTCTGAACAATACAACTATATTTACTACTTCTCTTCTTCGCCTTTATTATTAATTTCTGTAATGGTATCATTAAATCTTGTTTTTGTCAAATGTGATTTTACTCTTTGTGTTGTTAACTCTTTGTGATTTTACTCTTTTGTTGATTTTAATCTTTTGTGATCTTAATCTTTTAACTTCTACACTAGACTTTATATCTATTATAATTCCTATCCAACTCTGCTTTTATCTTCGCATATTCTCGCTCAGTAATATGCTTCTCATCAAGCAGGGTGGACAACATTGCCAATTGAATGGTATATTTCATGAGCTGGTCCATATAAACCTCCTGCGTAATCATCATTTACTATTCTCTTTTAATATTCATAAGACATATCAAGAA comes from the Abyssisolibacter fermentans genome and includes:
- a CDS encoding SHOCT domain-containing protein, whose amino-acid sequence is MMITQEVYMDQLMKYTIQLAMLSTLLDEKHITEREYAKIKAELDRNYNRYKV